Proteins encoded within one genomic window of Leptolyngbya sp. 'hensonii':
- a CDS encoding DUF4079 domain-containing protein translates to MDIKDTLGLLHPAIAVLVIYPLIGIVLNRALQVRQRRLEQASAGKSNVPPVVGKEHVQIGRWLSGAVVGLALLGLAHPILFKMLKAQAWTTNPMRVMFVVIMFVATIASLVMLYSARSKLWRGVFATLTGMGLILIGSQPEIFRRGELQDLFKPGVAQEVFTSHYYIGIGAALLMVFSLATVQDIYQDRQNRWRNAHIILNSIALLLFIGQGITGARDLLEIPLSWQEPAVYRCDFVNKVCP, encoded by the coding sequence ATGGATATTAAAGATACATTAGGGCTTCTGCATCCTGCGATCGCAGTGCTGGTAATCTATCCCCTGATTGGAATTGTCCTGAACCGGGCCTTACAGGTACGCCAGCGACGACTGGAGCAGGCTTCTGCAGGTAAAAGTAATGTTCCTCCTGTGGTGGGTAAAGAGCATGTCCAGATTGGGCGCTGGCTCAGCGGTGCAGTTGTTGGACTAGCTCTGTTGGGGTTAGCTCATCCGATTCTGTTCAAAATGTTAAAAGCCCAGGCCTGGACTACAAATCCCATGCGGGTGATGTTTGTGGTCATTATGTTTGTGGCAACGATCGCGTCCCTGGTGATGCTTTACTCCGCTCGATCAAAACTCTGGAGAGGGGTTTTTGCCACTCTGACAGGCATGGGATTGATTTTAATTGGTTCCCAACCCGAGATCTTTCGCCGAGGTGAACTGCAGGATCTGTTTAAACCTGGTGTGGCCCAGGAGGTTTTTACCTCCCACTACTACATTGGCATTGGGGCAGCGCTGCTGATGGTTTTTTCCCTGGCTACTGTTCAGGACATCTACCAGGATCGGCAAAATCGCTGGCGCAACGCCCACATTATCTTGAATTCGATCGCCCTGCTCCTGTTTATCGGCCAGGGGATCACGGGAGCAAGAGACCTACTAGAAATTCCCCTGAGCTGGCAGGAACCAGCCGTTTATCGCTGCGACTTTGTCAATAAAGTCTGTCCCTAA
- a CDS encoding anti-sigma factor has protein sequence MTERFPPERLDELMAGYVLGNLSPEEAEVLRRHLADHPELATELQRLQQVLETMPYALPEVCPSEALRSTILGAAAMPSNWVPIQRPKLGTSVRRWGILAGVAALAVAIGLDSYRLRQQIVVLRTQVAKQHDVITMLQQPKTHLVSLKGMDQAAEASGSIVVTPGEPKAVLLLRNLPALPKGQHYQLWLVIDGEKVAWEHFNANENGFVFTKLSLLDDSQITTLVVTVEGSPDPKIPTGPMVMTSSL, from the coding sequence ATGACTGAGCGATTTCCTCCTGAACGGTTAGATGAACTCATGGCAGGCTATGTTCTCGGTAACCTGAGTCCTGAGGAAGCGGAAGTCTTGCGACGACATCTGGCCGATCATCCCGAACTAGCCACAGAGTTGCAACGCTTACAGCAAGTCTTAGAAACAATGCCCTATGCGTTGCCGGAGGTATGTCCTTCGGAGGCACTGCGATCGACGATTCTGGGAGCGGCAGCCATGCCGAGTAATTGGGTGCCCATCCAGCGCCCCAAGCTAGGAACCTCTGTCAGACGGTGGGGAATCCTGGCGGGTGTAGCCGCACTAGCCGTTGCGATCGGGTTAGATAGTTACCGTTTGCGACAGCAAATTGTTGTCCTGCGAACCCAGGTTGCCAAACAGCATGATGTGATCACCATGCTGCAACAGCCCAAAACCCATCTGGTGTCCCTCAAAGGGATGGACCAGGCTGCAGAGGCTTCTGGCAGTATTGTGGTCACACCGGGAGAGCCCAAAGCAGTGCTGCTCCTGCGGAATCTACCAGCCTTACCCAAGGGCCAGCATTACCAGCTCTGGCTTGTGATTGATGGGGAAAAAGTGGCCTGGGAGCACTTCAATGCCAATGAGAACGGCTTTGTGTTTACCAAACTCTCCCTGCTAGATGACTCCCAGATCACCACTTTGGTGGTAACGGTTGAGGGATCCCCTGATCCTAAAATTCCGACTGGACCGATGGTGATGACCAGTAGTCTTTAA
- a CDS encoding PAS domain-containing sensor histidine kinase translates to MTLSSHQPDESLERIVRLMAKVLDLPLVWVVLGQVSPQVGVVWGLSVEQIEPTLLPQSLLVADEAIFLANIENYDQHYPGVKSSNFLESFDLCFLAALPLKTGNGNRFGTLFLADRRVREFSSEHRSMVLEFASLLVEVLELKLVTARSVEVEAALRDSEAEMRALFAALKDVILVLNSEGRYLKIAPTNPRLLHISEDEKLGKTLHEIFPQQQADMFLSLVRYTLASQQTVSAEYSLSIEGEEVWFSTNITPLSEDTVVWVARDVTEQQQAEEALQQSVAQIRLIMDSVPARIAYVDREQHYRFVNHQYEEWFQIPAEEIVGKHMRELLGEPIYQGCLPAIETVLSGQQVIYEDNMISIKGKEHYFQVTFTPHFREQEVLGFYVLVQDITEIKFAEAVLRSNEERFRALIQDLQVGILVQGADAEILLCNRAAIDLLGVTEEQLLGRTSFDPTWNVIHEDGSVFPGATHPVPQAIATGKSVKNVIMGVYRPSMGDRVWLLVNAEPRLTAEGRVAQVICSFSDITAYKQSQAELSALFAALDDVILVVDAGGRYLKIAPTDPNLLYKPAPDLIGKRAHEVFPPALADYFVGQVRLALESKQRIQTEYSLQIGDREVWFSASISPLSDSTAIWVARDITQQKQAEVVLRQSNEELEAKVQERTAELERVRAQEQELAELKARFITTASHEFRTPLTVILTSAELLKREDIQWTDEKRMKYLQRIQDAIRSLTLIMNDIFTISKVEAGKLGFMPTPLNLESFCQDLLDDLQFQVARQYQLKLNYDRTLTHICLDETLLWQILTNLLSNAIKYSPQGSRIDLDIHQQDSAVVFTIRDQGIGIPEQDMPYLFESFHRGSNVGTISGTGLGLTIVRRCVELHGGSITVESAVGAGTTFTVIIPINQEVGQA, encoded by the coding sequence TTGACCCTTTCCTCTCACCAGCCAGATGAGTCTTTAGAGCGAATTGTACGCCTGATGGCCAAGGTTTTAGACCTGCCCTTGGTATGGGTAGTTTTGGGTCAGGTTAGCCCTCAAGTAGGAGTAGTTTGGGGCCTGTCTGTTGAGCAAATTGAGCCAACCTTGCTGCCTCAATCTTTATTGGTGGCTGATGAAGCAATTTTTCTGGCTAATATTGAGAATTATGACCAACATTATCCTGGGGTTAAATCCTCCAATTTTCTGGAGTCGTTTGACCTCTGTTTTCTGGCAGCTCTCCCTTTAAAAACCGGAAATGGTAACCGATTTGGCACATTATTTTTGGCCGATCGCAGGGTTCGGGAGTTCTCTTCCGAGCACCGATCTATGGTGCTGGAATTTGCCAGCCTGCTGGTAGAAGTACTGGAACTCAAACTGGTCACAGCCAGAAGTGTAGAAGTAGAAGCAGCACTGCGGGATTCGGAAGCCGAAATGCGGGCTTTGTTTGCAGCCCTCAAAGACGTCATTCTAGTGCTGAATTCTGAAGGCCGCTACCTCAAGATTGCCCCAACCAACCCCCGACTGTTACACATCTCAGAAGATGAAAAGCTGGGCAAAACCCTGCATGAGATTTTCCCCCAGCAACAGGCTGATATGTTCTTAAGCCTGGTTCGCTATACCCTGGCGTCTCAGCAAACGGTCAGTGCGGAGTATAGTTTGTCGATCGAGGGGGAAGAAGTCTGGTTTTCCACCAATATCACGCCCCTGTCGGAAGACACCGTTGTTTGGGTGGCGCGGGATGTCACGGAGCAACAACAGGCCGAAGAAGCCCTGCAACAGAGTGTGGCCCAGATTCGCCTGATTATGGATTCGGTGCCAGCTCGAATTGCCTATGTCGATCGGGAGCAACATTATCGGTTTGTCAATCACCAGTATGAGGAGTGGTTCCAGATTCCGGCGGAAGAGATCGTTGGCAAGCACATGCGGGAACTGCTGGGAGAACCGATTTATCAGGGATGCTTACCCGCGATCGAAACGGTGCTTTCAGGCCAACAGGTGATCTATGAAGACAATATGATTTCTATCAAAGGCAAAGAGCATTATTTTCAGGTCACCTTTACCCCTCATTTTAGAGAGCAGGAAGTTCTGGGCTTTTACGTCCTGGTTCAGGATATTACAGAGATCAAGTTCGCTGAGGCTGTGCTGCGGAGCAATGAGGAACGCTTCCGAGCCTTGATTCAGGATCTGCAGGTGGGGATTCTGGTCCAGGGAGCAGATGCGGAAATTCTGCTGTGCAACCGGGCAGCGATAGATTTACTGGGTGTAACCGAGGAACAACTGCTGGGCAGAACTTCCTTTGACCCGACCTGGAATGTCATTCACGAAGATGGGTCAGTCTTTCCCGGAGCAACCCATCCTGTTCCCCAGGCGATCGCGACGGGTAAATCAGTCAAAAACGTGATTATGGGAGTGTATCGTCCCTCCATGGGCGATCGGGTCTGGTTGCTGGTCAATGCCGAACCTCGATTGACTGCCGAGGGCAGGGTGGCCCAGGTTATCTGTAGTTTCAGTGATATTACAGCCTACAAACAATCCCAGGCAGAGCTGAGTGCGCTGTTTGCGGCTCTGGATGATGTCATCCTGGTGGTAGATGCTGGGGGCCGTTATTTAAAAATTGCCCCAACAGATCCAAATTTGTTGTACAAACCTGCCCCTGATTTGATCGGTAAACGAGCCCATGAAGTGTTTCCACCTGCTCTGGCAGATTACTTTGTGGGTCAGGTGCGGCTGGCATTGGAGAGCAAACAACGGATTCAGACAGAGTACAGTTTGCAGATTGGCGATCGGGAAGTCTGGTTTTCGGCCAGTATTTCCCCCTTGAGTGACAGCACGGCCATCTGGGTGGCTCGCGATATCACCCAGCAGAAGCAGGCCGAAGTGGTGCTGCGCCAGAGCAATGAAGAGCTGGAAGCCAAAGTGCAAGAGCGAACGGCTGAGCTGGAGCGCGTTCGAGCCCAGGAGCAGGAGCTGGCTGAACTCAAAGCTCGGTTTATCACCACCGCCTCCCATGAATTTCGGACTCCCCTGACCGTTATCCTGACCTCCGCTGAACTGCTCAAGCGGGAAGATATCCAATGGACGGATGAAAAGCGGATGAAGTATCTGCAACGCATTCAGGATGCTATCCGTAGCCTGACCCTGATCATGAATGACATTTTTACGATCAGCAAAGTAGAGGCTGGTAAGTTGGGATTTATGCCTACGCCCCTCAACCTGGAATCTTTCTGCCAGGATTTGCTGGACGATCTCCAGTTTCAGGTGGCCCGCCAGTACCAGTTAAAACTGAACTACGATCGCACCCTCACCCATATCTGTCTGGACGAAACCCTCCTCTGGCAAATTTTGACGAATCTTCTGAGTAATGCCATCAAATACTCACCCCAGGGGAGTCGCATTGATCTGGATATTCACCAGCAAGACAGCGCGGTTGTTTTCACGATTCGAGATCAGGGTATTGGCATCCCTGAACAGGACATGCCCTATCTGTTCGAGTCCTTTCATCGGGGTAGTAATGTCGGCACAATTTCTGGCACAGGGCTAGGGTTAACGATCGTGCGTCGATGTGTGGAGCTTCATGGTGGAAGCATCACAGTGGAAAGTGCCGTGGGTGCTGGAACCACCTTCACCGTGATCATCCCAATTAACCAAGAGGTTGGCCAAGCATAG
- a CDS encoding cytochrome b/b6 domain-containing protein, whose amino-acid sequence MDSSLPDKKPKARIPHQALVAKIFHWINIISLLLMIASGLQIYNANPVFGGRGGWHFPRVLALGGWLAGGRDWHFAIMWIYSLNLLCYGCYIFITRRWQHRFAGGNDVKAVQVSQNAKRINYAWHRLVYTAIIPVLLLAIISGLAMYKPAQFHGLASLFGNWQTLRTVHFLTVPIVLLFALAHSLLALKVGGSRLVQSMFL is encoded by the coding sequence ATGGATTCATCCCTTCCAGACAAAAAGCCGAAAGCACGGATACCCCACCAAGCTCTAGTCGCTAAAATCTTTCATTGGATTAATATCATCAGCCTGCTGCTCATGATTGCCAGTGGTCTGCAAATTTACAATGCCAACCCCGTATTCGGGGGGCGTGGGGGCTGGCATTTTCCCAGGGTTTTGGCGCTAGGGGGCTGGTTAGCCGGTGGTCGGGACTGGCATTTTGCCATCATGTGGATTTATTCTCTCAACCTGCTCTGCTATGGCTGTTATATATTCATCACCCGACGCTGGCAACACCGCTTTGCCGGAGGGAATGATGTGAAGGCAGTGCAGGTGAGTCAGAATGCAAAGCGAATTAATTACGCCTGGCACCGATTGGTCTATACCGCCATTATTCCTGTGCTCCTGCTGGCTATTATCAGTGGTTTGGCCATGTACAAACCGGCTCAGTTTCACGGACTGGCCAGCCTATTTGGTAACTGGCAAACCCTGCGCACGGTTCATTTCCTTACGGTGCCGATCGTACTCCTGTTTGCGCTTGCCCATTCTTTGCTGGCGCTGAAAGTAGGGGGTTCGCGGCTAGTTCAGTCTATGTTCTTGTAG
- a CDS encoding cytochrome c biogenesis protein CcdA, protein MATGSLSIGLALAGGALTVLSPCVLPILPVLVGRSLQTHFWGPVALVAGLVTGFALTGSLLGVTASWLAPLASWLRMGAIVLLLSLGLLSLFPDWSYRLFSFLPLHHRGNPSVQVGLVGEFWLGTQLGLLWTPCAGPVLGSILILAAVHHRILDAFVLLLLYGLGAALPLLGIAYGGRSLSRSFLRLRSRAVLLQRIGGILIVSAAIAILLGWDVQLQLWLAPFLPTSPL, encoded by the coding sequence ATGGCCACAGGATCCCTCTCCATTGGTCTCGCTCTAGCAGGAGGGGCCCTGACCGTTCTTTCCCCCTGCGTGTTGCCGATTTTGCCGGTACTGGTGGGCCGATCGTTGCAAACCCACTTCTGGGGTCCGGTGGCTCTGGTTGCCGGACTAGTGACTGGATTTGCCTTGACCGGTAGCCTCTTGGGGGTGACTGCGAGCTGGCTCGCCCCACTAGCAAGCTGGCTACGGATGGGTGCAATTGTACTGTTACTGAGCCTGGGTCTGCTGAGCCTCTTTCCCGATTGGAGTTATCGATTATTCAGCTTTCTGCCCCTCCATCATCGGGGTAACCCATCCGTTCAGGTCGGGTTGGTGGGTGAGTTCTGGTTAGGCACCCAACTGGGTCTGCTCTGGACCCCCTGTGCCGGACCTGTGCTGGGTAGTATTCTGATTCTGGCAGCCGTTCACCATCGGATTCTGGATGCTTTTGTGCTACTCCTGCTGTATGGTCTGGGGGCAGCCCTGCCCTTGCTGGGCATTGCTTACGGAGGCCGATCTCTCAGTCGATCGTTTCTGCGTTTGCGGTCTCGGGCAGTACTGTTACAGCGCATCGGAGGAATTTTGATTGTGAGTGCCGCGATCGCGATCCTGCTCGGATGGGATGTGCAACTTCAACTCTGGTTAGCACCATTCTTGCCAACCTCACCGCTGTAA
- a CDS encoding sigma-70 family RNA polymerase sigma factor, producing the protein MNPDLDSGAGPTLLPADIELIRDLKARKADALGLIYDRYASLVYRLALRILLEAQEAEDLTQEVFLYLWQSQTYNPDRGSLGSFLTTMTRSRAIDRLRSRNHKLKVLQQLGQTMATETPPITPFEAASLQQRSHYVQDALLQLPEKQRQILELAYYNGLSQSEIAAQLGLPLGTVKTWSRQGLLSLRKHLQTWID; encoded by the coding sequence ATGAATCCTGACCTTGACTCTGGGGCAGGCCCAACCCTTTTGCCAGCGGATATCGAGCTGATTCGGGATCTTAAAGCAAGAAAAGCAGATGCCCTGGGCCTGATCTACGATCGATATGCCAGTCTGGTTTATCGTCTGGCCCTGCGCATTTTGCTGGAGGCGCAAGAGGCAGAGGATCTGACCCAGGAGGTATTTTTATATCTCTGGCAGAGTCAAACTTACAATCCCGATCGGGGATCTTTAGGCAGCTTTTTGACCACAATGACCCGCTCAAGGGCCATCGATCGACTCCGTTCTCGCAACCATAAACTGAAAGTTTTGCAACAGTTAGGGCAAACGATGGCAACCGAGACTCCTCCTATCACCCCTTTTGAGGCTGCATCTCTACAGCAACGATCGCATTATGTGCAGGATGCCTTGCTTCAACTTCCCGAAAAGCAACGACAAATTCTAGAACTGGCTTACTATAACGGATTAAGCCAATCAGAAATTGCAGCACAATTAGGTCTCCCCTTGGGAACCGTGAAAACCTGGTCTCGACAGGGATTACTAAGCTTGAGAAAGCACCTGCAAACTTGGATTGATTAG
- a CDS encoding type IV pilin-like G/H family protein — translation MKTEFKAKFLQHLAQKRRENKGFTLVELLVVIIIIGILSAIALPSFLNQANKAKQSEAKQNSGSLNRAQTAYIAENSIFGSTVQVLGLGIQTQTVNYQYRVTAPASADYTQYVNNMAISLKGPLRSYRGGVSLGTVQETSETTSLSVLCETKQVGKQPDATNFPDITPAMITNGQCLATPAAGAYKLVDAK, via the coding sequence ATGAAGACTGAATTTAAGGCAAAATTCTTGCAGCATCTCGCTCAAAAGCGTAGAGAAAACAAAGGTTTTACCCTGGTTGAACTGCTGGTTGTTATCATCATCATCGGTATTCTGTCCGCGATCGCACTGCCTTCCTTCCTGAACCAGGCCAACAAAGCCAAGCAGTCTGAAGCCAAGCAGAACTCTGGTTCTTTAAACCGGGCTCAAACCGCTTACATTGCTGAAAACAGCATCTTCGGTTCCACGGTACAGGTCCTGGGTCTGGGGATTCAAACCCAAACCGTGAACTATCAGTATCGTGTTACGGCTCCCGCTTCTGCTGACTACACCCAGTATGTCAACAACATGGCCATTTCTTTGAAAGGTCCCCTGCGCTCCTACAGAGGCGGCGTTTCCCTGGGAACGGTGCAGGAAACCAGTGAAACCACCTCTCTGTCTGTTCTGTGCGAAACGAAGCAAGTAGGTAAGCAGCCTGATGCAACCAACTTCCCCGATATTACCCCCGCCATGATCACCAACGGACAGTGTCTGGCTACCCCCGCTGCCGGTGCTTACAAGCTGGTTGATGCGAAGTAA
- a CDS encoding ATP-binding protein — MLVEESFSGSDWPFHAALVQRSLVEHTKQLAHLNGELERQMSERQRAEEALRQTEAKYQSIFENAVEGIFQTTPEGRFLNVNPALARMCGYASPELLMQQVTDIGQQLYVNPHRRTEFMAALQDHASVIGFESQIYRQDGEILWVSENTRAVRNEAGELLYYEGTVEDITDRKRSEQALRDSEAKLREQAFQLERTIEELKYTQSQFIQTEKMSSLGQLVAGMAHEINNPVNFIHGNLTHAIQYVEDLLGLVSLMQQEEDRLSPETQDFMADIDLDFILEDLPKLLTSMQMGTNRIRQIILSLRNFSRLDEADMKPVDLHEGLDSTLLILQSRLKPHAAFPGVTIVKEYGNLPPVACYAGQLNQVFMNILSNGIDALEESFHATPLSNRESVTMPTITIRTEIRSDRVFIRIGDNGPGIPEEVQRKLFDPFFTTKPIGKGTGLGLSISYQIVVEKHQGQLECFSSPGQGTEFVISIPLRK; from the coding sequence ATGTTAGTAGAAGAGAGTTTTTCCGGTAGTGATTGGCCATTCCATGCGGCACTGGTCCAAAGAAGCCTGGTTGAGCACACCAAACAGCTAGCCCACCTGAACGGGGAATTGGAGCGGCAGATGAGTGAGCGCCAACGGGCCGAAGAAGCCCTAAGGCAGACAGAGGCGAAATACCAGAGTATTTTTGAAAATGCCGTCGAGGGCATTTTTCAGACAACGCCAGAAGGGCGTTTCCTGAATGTGAACCCAGCGCTGGCCCGGATGTGTGGGTATGCCTCTCCAGAGCTTCTGATGCAGCAAGTCACCGATATCGGTCAACAGCTCTACGTTAACCCTCACCGGCGCACTGAATTTATGGCCGCCCTTCAGGACCATGCATCCGTCATTGGATTTGAGTCTCAGATCTATCGACAGGATGGCGAGATTCTCTGGGTCTCGGAGAATACTCGTGCAGTCCGCAATGAGGCGGGTGAGTTGCTCTACTACGAAGGGACCGTTGAAGATATCACCGATCGCAAGCGATCCGAACAGGCCCTGCGGGACTCCGAAGCAAAACTGCGGGAACAGGCGTTTCAATTGGAGCGAACGATCGAGGAACTGAAATACACTCAGTCTCAATTTATCCAAACAGAAAAGATGTCCAGTTTGGGCCAACTAGTTGCTGGTATGGCCCACGAGATCAACAACCCAGTTAACTTTATCCATGGCAACCTGACCCATGCCATTCAGTATGTGGAAGATTTACTGGGCTTAGTAAGCCTGATGCAGCAGGAAGAAGACCGTCTCAGTCCTGAAACTCAGGACTTTATGGCAGACATTGACTTGGATTTCATTCTGGAAGATCTACCTAAGCTGTTGACCTCGATGCAAATGGGAACCAACCGCATCCGGCAGATTATTCTGTCTCTGCGCAACTTCTCTCGCCTGGATGAGGCTGACATGAAACCCGTCGATCTGCACGAAGGACTGGACAGCACCCTGCTCATCCTGCAAAGCCGTCTGAAGCCCCATGCGGCCTTCCCTGGGGTCACGATCGTCAAGGAATATGGCAATCTGCCGCCGGTGGCCTGCTATGCTGGTCAGCTCAACCAGGTCTTCATGAATATCCTGAGCAATGGCATTGACGCATTGGAAGAGTCTTTTCATGCCACGCCATTATCCAATAGGGAAAGCGTGACCATGCCGACGATTACGATTCGGACTGAGATCCGATCGGATCGGGTCTTCATTCGCATAGGGGACAATGGGCCGGGAATTCCAGAAGAGGTGCAGCGAAAGCTATTTGATCCCTTCTTTACCACAAAGCCGATCGGCAAAGGCACTGGCCTGGGCCTCTCCATCAGCTACCAGATCGTCGTCGAAAAACATCAGGGACAACTGGAATGCTTTTCCAGTCCGGGCCAGGGCACTGAATTCGTGATTTCCATTCCCCTACGAAAATAG
- a CDS encoding thioredoxin family protein: MDRPFLRRRQMLMYLGLGAVATGVTATVLHRARTTTTNTATPVVVPELPQSSPVNVSTGEMVLPEFQGITDWLNSAPLTIAGLKGKVVLLQFWTFGCINCQRTLPYITRWHQQYGGQGLQVIGVHTPEFAYEREINNIKAALKQHKITYPVPIDNAFKTWNAYQNEYWPHLFLADRQGIIRYDRIGEGAYDRTEQMIRQLLA, translated from the coding sequence ATGGACAGGCCATTTCTACGACGGCGGCAGATGTTAATGTATCTCGGCTTAGGGGCTGTTGCGACAGGAGTAACCGCAACGGTCTTGCATCGCGCCAGAACCACGACCACGAATACAGCAACTCCAGTGGTAGTTCCGGAACTACCACAATCCTCTCCCGTTAATGTTTCCACAGGAGAAATGGTCCTGCCAGAATTTCAGGGCATCACTGATTGGCTCAACTCTGCTCCCCTGACGATTGCAGGCCTGAAAGGGAAGGTTGTGCTGCTGCAGTTCTGGACTTTTGGCTGCATCAACTGTCAGCGAACCTTACCTTATATCACGCGCTGGCATCAGCAGTATGGGGGACAGGGGCTGCAGGTCATTGGGGTGCATACACCAGAATTCGCCTACGAGCGAGAGATCAATAACATTAAGGCTGCCCTGAAGCAGCATAAGATTACCTATCCCGTGCCGATCGATAACGCATTCAAAACCTGGAATGCTTATCAGAACGAATACTGGCCCCATCTGTTTCTGGCCGATCGTCAGGGCATCATTCGCTATGACCGCATTGGCGAGGGAGCCTACGACAGAACAGAGCAGATGATTCGGCAGTTACTGGCATAG
- a CDS encoding molybdopterin-dependent oxidoreductase has product MAQHPLISRRHLLQLSGLSGMGLLLNSCGSNLFSDSVGNFSEPLNQRVEELLLRPQRPVPEFPVSAIEPDKLLINTFDVTPELDRASFRLTIDGEVNHPLQLSLTDIEKLPFTSMVIRHVCVEGWAAIVQWGGVRLRDLIALAQPKAGVRYVYFLSADRYYESWDLPSVLHPQTLLAYQKNGQPLPVDHGAPLRLAAPIKLGYKQSKWVTRVTLLSQLLPQKGYWEDQGYEWFAGL; this is encoded by the coding sequence ATGGCTCAACATCCGCTGATCAGTCGTCGCCACCTGCTCCAGCTTTCGGGGCTGTCTGGTATGGGGCTGCTGTTGAATAGCTGTGGCTCCAATCTCTTCTCAGATTCCGTGGGTAATTTCTCCGAACCCCTCAATCAGCGGGTTGAAGAACTGTTACTTCGACCCCAGCGTCCGGTTCCTGAGTTTCCAGTCAGTGCCATTGAGCCGGATAAACTTCTGATTAACACCTTTGATGTCACACCCGAACTGGATCGGGCCAGCTTTCGCCTGACGATCGATGGGGAGGTCAACCATCCCCTGCAACTGAGCCTGACAGACATTGAGAAACTCCCTTTCACCTCCATGGTGATTCGCCATGTCTGTGTCGAGGGTTGGGCGGCGATCGTGCAATGGGGAGGGGTACGGCTACGGGACCTGATCGCCTTGGCCCAACCCAAAGCCGGGGTACGCTATGTGTATTTCCTGTCCGCCGATCGCTACTATGAAAGTTGGGATTTGCCTTCTGTGCTACATCCTCAAACCCTGCTGGCTTACCAGAAGAATGGTCAACCTCTCCCGGTTGACCATGGTGCGCCGCTGCGTTTGGCAGCTCCGATTAAATTGGGTTATAAGCAAAGTAAATGGGTTACTCGTGTCACCCTGTTGAGTCAGCTATTGCCCCAGAAAGGATATTGGGAAGACCAGGGGTATGAGTGGTTTGCAGGCTTGTAA
- a CDS encoding GGDEF domain-containing protein, whose amino-acid sequence MEFQTFQVRLLKLIVGLSLLVIPLMWACEVWILKYVNPIDRLAYPILLTVCSGTLLMVQINRRRYHLAALSNVIAFVAYAVIYLQAIIYGYEPVRDSYNIAGFAQWFPLVYTVAFMFLRKQQAIVVSILIYLSILLPNLFKVLLIPIAEIPTVLQTDHAFPFLVQMVCSHPIYIAALLGISTLQESFVQVKAEADVMSIAANVDYLTEIANRRATSQILQQILTQKRKTERSVAVILLDIDRFKHINDTFGHDVGDQVLITVASRLKKYLRSNDTLGRWGGEEFLIVLVDTTALEVTQLAERLRLVIAEQSFPLVGKVTASFGIALSLPDDTLELLVKRADEALYRAKAQGRDQIVVAT is encoded by the coding sequence ATGGAATTTCAGACTTTTCAGGTGCGCCTACTGAAATTGATAGTAGGGCTGTCCCTCCTGGTCATTCCACTCATGTGGGCCTGTGAAGTCTGGATTTTGAAGTACGTTAACCCGATCGATCGCCTTGCTTATCCTATTTTGCTCACGGTTTGCTCAGGGACATTGCTCATGGTTCAAATCAATCGCCGGAGGTATCATCTGGCTGCCTTGAGCAATGTGATAGCCTTTGTTGCCTATGCGGTCATTTACCTGCAAGCGATTATCTACGGCTATGAACCTGTTCGGGATAGTTATAACATTGCTGGCTTTGCCCAATGGTTTCCACTGGTCTACACCGTAGCTTTTATGTTCCTGCGCAAACAGCAGGCCATCGTCGTTTCGATCCTAATCTATCTGTCCATTCTGTTGCCCAATCTCTTCAAAGTACTATTGATTCCGATAGCTGAAATTCCCACGGTTTTACAAACTGACCATGCCTTTCCGTTTTTGGTGCAGATGGTTTGTTCTCACCCCATCTACATTGCAGCCCTATTGGGGATCTCGACTTTGCAGGAGTCTTTTGTTCAGGTTAAAGCCGAGGCCGATGTGATGAGCATCGCCGCCAATGTGGATTATCTGACTGAGATTGCCAACCGCCGCGCCACCAGCCAGATATTGCAACAGATCCTGACTCAGAAGCGAAAGACCGAACGATCGGTCGCAGTCATCTTGCTGGATATCGATCGTTTCAAACACATCAATGACACCTTTGGTCATGATGTTGGTGATCAGGTTTTGATTACCGTTGCCAGTCGGCTTAAAAAATATTTACGCAGTAACGATACGCTGGGCCGATGGGGAGGGGAAGAGTTTCTGATTGTGCTGGTGGATACAACAGCCCTGGAAGTGACCCAACTGGCAGAACGGTTACGTCTTGTAATTGCAGAACAGTCCTTTCCCCTCGTGGGTAAGGTCACAGCCAGCTTTGGGATTGCCCTCTCCCTCCCAGACGATACCCTGGAGTTGCTGGTGAAGCGGGCTGATGAAGCCCTTTATCGGGCTAAGGCGCAGGGTCGCGATCAGATCGTCGTGGCCACTTGA